Proteins from a single region of Sediminitomix flava:
- a CDS encoding extracellular catalytic domain type 1 short-chain-length polyhydroxyalkanoate depolymerase has product MKPLFLIAIFLYSFSSFGQVLQQQTDFGKNEGELDMYFYKPDGLAKDAALVVALHGCSQTAESYAYESGWNELADQYKFMVIYPQQRKSNNAYACFNWFNEGDINPKQGENQSILEMIEYAKANYSVDKEKVFVTGFSAGGAMSTILLGNYPKVFEGGGVLAGIAYKAATNLPNALQVMKEAPNLSNEALSALLPSSTLEQKIPKLAVFTGAKDQIVTPKNSQQIISQFLFASLASAPELTPQIDTLNVRDTKFPYQRINYKVGDQQQFVSFTFLNEGHALFIDEGSEKMQGGHVGNFTKDVDFHSSYWIADFWGLID; this is encoded by the coding sequence ATGAAGCCATTATTTTTGATCGCCATATTCTTGTATAGTTTTTCCTCTTTCGGACAAGTATTGCAACAGCAAACCGACTTTGGTAAGAATGAAGGAGAATTGGATATGTATTTCTATAAGCCCGATGGTTTAGCGAAAGATGCCGCTTTAGTTGTTGCTTTACATGGTTGTTCTCAAACGGCAGAAAGTTATGCTTATGAGTCGGGATGGAATGAGTTGGCAGATCAGTATAAGTTTATGGTGATTTATCCTCAGCAACGAAAAAGTAATAATGCCTATGCTTGTTTCAACTGGTTTAATGAAGGAGATATCAACCCGAAGCAAGGAGAAAATCAATCCATCTTAGAAATGATTGAATATGCGAAAGCAAATTATTCAGTGGACAAAGAAAAAGTTTTTGTTACAGGGTTTTCTGCAGGAGGAGCAATGAGTACCATTTTGTTAGGTAACTATCCGAAAGTATTTGAAGGTGGTGGTGTTTTGGCAGGGATTGCTTACAAAGCTGCAACCAACTTGCCTAATGCTTTGCAAGTGATGAAAGAAGCTCCGAACTTGAGCAATGAAGCTTTATCTGCTTTGTTACCGAGTTCGACATTAGAACAAAAAATACCGAAGTTAGCCGTATTTACAGGAGCGAAAGATCAAATTGTAACGCCTAAAAACAGTCAGCAAATTATCAGTCAGTTTCTATTCGCTTCATTGGCATCAGCACCAGAATTGACTCCTCAAATAGATACACTAAATGTGCGTGATACAAAGTTTCCTTATCAACGCATCAATTATAAGGTGGGAGATCAGCAGCAATTCGTTTCCTTTACTTTCTTGAATGAAGGACATGCATTATTTATTGATGAAGGGAGTGAAAAAATGCAAGGAGGACATGTCGGGAATTTTACCAAAGATGTAGATTTCCATTCATCGTATTGGATTGCCGATTTTTGGGGACTTA
- a CDS encoding alpha/beta fold hydrolase — translation MKYKHTEIDGNRFHYIQEGKGDNVLLFLHGMGSEAYAWKDLIHHHKNDYCCIAIDLPGFGESESIGGEDSFTVYLSILEQFVTRLSFEKLIVFGHSMGGQLAMLLALRSKVSIEALVLSASAGVEEFSSFESEQLKYFFSYEKVLAWDEETVAANFKLNFHNYEDRYTELLDRRLSFLKSEKRASISKAIHLAVKGMLTQKVRLSDLRIPTLILFGAEDKYIPNKQFHKGLDIEKLLQSAQESNALIESFIFKDCGHCPHLEKPNDFLLQADKFLEKAVFTTA, via the coding sequence ATGAAGTATAAGCATACAGAAATAGACGGCAATCGATTTCATTATATCCAAGAAGGGAAGGGAGACAACGTTCTCCTTTTTCTGCATGGAATGGGGAGTGAGGCTTATGCTTGGAAAGACTTGATTCATCATCACAAAAATGATTATTGCTGCATAGCGATTGATTTACCGGGTTTTGGAGAAAGTGAAAGTATTGGAGGTGAAGATAGTTTTACAGTCTACCTTTCTATATTAGAGCAGTTCGTGACAAGGTTATCTTTTGAGAAGTTGATTGTTTTTGGACATTCTATGGGTGGGCAATTAGCCATGCTTTTAGCTTTACGATCAAAGGTGAGTATTGAGGCTTTAGTCTTATCAGCTAGTGCAGGGGTAGAGGAATTTTCAAGTTTTGAATCGGAGCAGTTGAAGTATTTCTTTAGCTATGAAAAAGTATTGGCATGGGATGAAGAAACGGTAGCAGCTAATTTCAAATTGAATTTTCATAATTATGAAGACCGTTATACGGAATTACTCGATCGCCGCCTCTCATTTTTGAAGTCAGAGAAGAGAGCATCTATTTCTAAAGCTATTCATTTGGCGGTAAAGGGAATGTTGACGCAGAAGGTGAGACTTTCAGATTTGAGAATCCCGACCTTAATTCTATTTGGAGCAGAAGATAAATACATTCCCAACAAGCAATTCCATAAGGGCTTGGATATAGAAAAACTCTTGCAATCAGCTCAAGAAAGTAATGCCCTTATAGAAAGTTTTATATTTAAAGATTGTGGACATTGTCCGCATTTAGAAAAACCAAATGATTTTTTACTACAAGCAGACAAATTTCTAGAAAAGGCAGTTTTCACAACTGCTTAA
- a CDS encoding class I adenylate-forming enzyme family protein: MTTDWIQKWADYEPQKIAIREADTERQLSYTEFNQKAGSLTSGLQQLGLQKGDRVAVLAEFCVEYTLLFSVAQKMGIILVPLNYRLSAAELDYILSNAQAKIIFSDFAFLDKLKGQSEYENIEHKYLLTDIIHLAELGQNKDYQEVSIEEKDPLFILYTSGTTGFPKGAIYTHEMLFWNAINTSLRLDLNGQDHTLVCTPPFHTGGWNVLLTPLFFLGGTVTLLPQFNADRVLQIIEEDQISNYFGVPTMLKMMGESEGFEKVKFPRLRYCVTGGEAMPIPLIEKWAEKGVPIRQGYGMTEAGPNLMSLHQRDGIRKKGSIGTPNFYVETRLVDEKGVDVAQGEIGEFLIKGKIVTPGYWQNEEATEKAFYGEWFRTGDLLRQDEEGYFYVVDRIKHMYISGGENVYPVEVEQSLRTHTAIRDVAIVGVPDERWGETGMAFIVKEEVTLNENEIEIFLKERLAKYKHPKHFVFLEELPKGDTGKIDRKAIKVLANEELSPKDEV, from the coding sequence ATGACAACAGATTGGATACAAAAATGGGCAGATTACGAACCCCAAAAAATCGCTATCCGAGAAGCAGACACAGAAAGACAGCTTTCTTATACGGAATTTAATCAGAAAGCAGGTTCTCTAACTAGTGGTTTACAGCAACTCGGTCTTCAGAAAGGAGATCGGGTAGCTGTATTAGCAGAGTTTTGTGTAGAATACACTTTACTGTTTAGTGTCGCACAAAAGATGGGAATAATTCTCGTTCCGCTTAATTATCGCCTTTCAGCAGCTGAGTTGGATTACATTTTATCTAATGCACAAGCTAAAATCATTTTTTCAGATTTTGCTTTCTTAGATAAACTCAAAGGGCAAAGTGAATATGAAAATATTGAGCATAAGTACCTTCTGACCGATATAATTCATCTTGCGGAATTAGGGCAAAATAAGGACTATCAAGAAGTTTCTATTGAGGAAAAAGACCCATTATTTATCCTTTATACTTCGGGTACTACAGGTTTTCCAAAAGGAGCAATTTATACGCATGAAATGCTTTTTTGGAATGCCATAAATACAAGTCTTCGTCTAGATTTGAACGGACAAGATCATACCTTGGTTTGTACACCACCTTTCCATACAGGAGGTTGGAATGTGCTACTAACTCCTCTGTTTTTTTTAGGAGGTACAGTTACTTTATTGCCGCAATTCAATGCTGATCGTGTGTTGCAAATCATAGAAGAAGATCAGATCAGTAATTATTTTGGAGTTCCCACAATGCTCAAAATGATGGGCGAATCTGAAGGCTTTGAGAAGGTGAAATTTCCACGTTTGAGATATTGTGTCACAGGAGGCGAAGCAATGCCAATTCCGTTGATTGAGAAATGGGCTGAAAAAGGCGTCCCAATCAGACAAGGCTACGGAATGACAGAAGCAGGACCAAACTTAATGTCACTGCATCAAAGAGATGGCATTAGAAAGAAAGGCTCAATTGGTACACCCAATTTCTATGTAGAAACTCGTTTGGTAGATGAAAAGGGAGTGGATGTAGCTCAAGGTGAAATCGGAGAATTCTTGATCAAAGGAAAAATTGTAACTCCTGGTTATTGGCAAAATGAGGAGGCTACCGAAAAGGCATTCTACGGAGAATGGTTTAGAACAGGAGATTTACTCCGACAAGATGAAGAAGGCTATTTCTATGTCGTAGATCGTATTAAGCACATGTATATTTCTGGGGGAGAAAATGTCTATCCTGTAGAAGTGGAACAAAGCTTACGTACACATACTGCCATTCGAGATGTAGCGATAGTTGGAGTTCCCGATGAACGATGGGGGGAAACAGGGATGGCATTTATCGTGAAAGAAGAGGTAACGTTGAATGAGAACGAGATTGAAATCTTTTTGAAGGAGCGATTGGCTAAATATAAACACCCTAAACATTTTGTCTTTTTAGAGGAATTGCCAAAAGGCGATACAGGCAAGATTGACCGAAAAGCAATTAAGGTATTGGCAAATGAAGAACTGAGTCCGAAAGATGAAGTATAA
- a CDS encoding 3-oxoacyl-ACP synthase III family protein produces the protein MRNAKIVSSGMYVPEQVYSNQYFNDLLQQDVDEWLRENVQIYERRWCAPEQSVIDLCREAALTALHNGNVKAEELDLIIIATDTPEYISPSTASKLQDQLGAKNAGTFDLNSACAGFVTSLDIASKYIRSDEQYNKVLVIGAYAMSKYLNKEDKKTVTLFADGAAAFILSASEGEEGFLASELQTKGEYADWMGIYAGATHEPTSAEVLEKGTHQLQFVKRFPSELNPEMWTQMALNLCEKLNVSPNQVDHFFFTQININSIVETMNRLGVPMEKTTTVMHNYGYTGSACIPMAFDEAVRNQKVKKGDLVFFIGSGGGLSFGSAAFRL, from the coding sequence ATGAGAAATGCTAAAATCGTATCTTCTGGAATGTATGTTCCAGAGCAGGTATATTCCAATCAATATTTCAACGACCTTTTACAGCAAGATGTAGACGAATGGCTACGAGAGAATGTTCAGATTTATGAGCGTAGATGGTGTGCGCCAGAACAGTCTGTGATTGATCTTTGTAGAGAAGCAGCATTAACAGCTTTACACAATGGAAATGTAAAAGCGGAAGAGCTTGATTTGATTATTATCGCAACAGATACACCCGAATATATTTCACCATCCACAGCTTCAAAACTTCAAGATCAGCTAGGTGCAAAAAATGCAGGTACTTTTGATCTTAATTCAGCTTGTGCGGGCTTTGTAACTTCATTAGATATTGCAAGCAAGTACATCCGATCAGATGAGCAGTACAATAAAGTACTTGTGATTGGTGCTTATGCAATGAGTAAATACTTGAATAAAGAAGACAAAAAAACAGTCACTTTATTTGCCGATGGCGCAGCCGCTTTTATCCTTTCAGCATCAGAGGGCGAAGAAGGATTTTTAGCAAGTGAGTTGCAAACCAAAGGAGAGTATGCCGATTGGATGGGAATTTATGCAGGAGCTACTCATGAGCCAACATCGGCTGAAGTTTTGGAAAAAGGAACACATCAGTTACAGTTTGTGAAACGTTTTCCATCAGAATTGAATCCCGAAATGTGGACACAAATGGCTCTCAATCTTTGTGAGAAATTGAATGTATCTCCAAATCAAGTAGATCATTTCTTCTTCACACAGATTAATATCAACAGTATCGTTGAAACTATGAACAGGTTGGGCGTACCTATGGAGAAAACCACAACAGTAATGCACAATTACGGCTATACTGGTTCGGCTTGTATCCCGATGGCTTTTGATGAAGCAGTTCGAAATCAAAAAGTGAAAAAAGGAGACTTAGTATTTTTTATCGGTTCTGGAGGAGGGCTGTCTTTCGGATCTGCAGCATTCAGACTTTAG
- the fabG gene encoding 3-oxoacyl-[acyl-carrier-protein] reductase has translation MLRLVGKVAIITGGASGIGKTASLLFAKEGAQVVIWDLNEEQGAETVQMIEETGGKAVFQKVNTADYGNVIQAVSHVVQEFEQIDILVNNAGITRDASLKKMTPELWQQVIDVNLTGVFNCTKLVSEKMLERNYGRIISTSSVVGLYGNFGQTNYVATKSGVIGMTKVWARELGRKGITANAVAPGFIATEMTKKIPEDVISKITAKIPMGEMGSPEDIANAYLFLASDDAKYINGTVLSVDGGMVG, from the coding sequence ATGCTTAGATTAGTCGGAAAAGTAGCGATTATCACAGGTGGAGCTTCGGGAATCGGAAAAACGGCAAGTTTACTTTTTGCCAAAGAAGGAGCACAGGTTGTGATTTGGGATTTGAATGAAGAACAAGGAGCAGAAACGGTTCAGATGATTGAAGAAACAGGAGGGAAAGCCGTTTTTCAGAAAGTAAATACAGCAGACTACGGAAACGTGATACAAGCAGTAAGTCATGTAGTTCAAGAGTTTGAGCAAATCGATATTTTAGTCAATAACGCTGGTATCACAAGAGATGCAAGCCTGAAAAAAATGACTCCAGAATTGTGGCAACAAGTGATTGACGTAAACCTTACAGGGGTTTTCAACTGTACAAAATTAGTGTCGGAGAAGATGTTAGAGCGTAATTATGGAAGAATCATCAGTACTTCTTCTGTAGTGGGATTGTACGGTAATTTTGGGCAAACTAATTATGTAGCAACCAAGTCGGGTGTGATCGGAATGACAAAAGTATGGGCAAGAGAATTGGGTAGAAAAGGCATTACGGCAAATGCTGTAGCTCCAGGTTTCATTGCGACAGAAATGACCAAGAAAATTCCAGAAGATGTGATTTCTAAAATTACAGCAAAAATCCCGATGGGAGAGATGGGAAGCCCTGAGGACATCGCGAATGCTTATCTATTCTTAGCCTCAGATGACGCCAAGTACATCAACGGAACGGTACTTAGCGTAGATGGCGGAATGGTAGGCTAG
- a CDS encoding TonB-dependent receptor, which yields MKRLVFFTILLLSASMLQAQDLATLEGKINEKNTNSSLIAATIVLEELNKGATTDLNGSFKIVDIPAGSYTLKVSSVGFETISQKIEFKAGENKTLNFSLEEETTLIEELVISGTRKAEKLTETPATIEVIGFEQIDELPALNPGELLARQKGVDFFRAGVVGTGINVRGFNSNFNAKNLQVTDGRFSSLIATGLPLGPLNTVIKEDIEQVELVLGPNAALFGPNAHNGLMNTITKDPRKYEGTTIAFNAGNQKMFSSRLRHAEKVNEKFAYKVTAEYSRGEEFEYIDSVYLSPTNPVEELDLNRDFEFFRGEASMIYSPVEDMDITFNYGGSNSTYLAPTNVGRNQIKDWQVHYAQAKFSYKGLFAQVYHTISKTDATYSISDYTKQYYGAIGRGLSEQDARAFALDPAVGALFIDDSKRWNAELQYNRDILGVDVTVGAQWQRDMANSHGTYLLDENEDDFITIDQVGAYAQAEKKFDNGLKLVGALRADNHQVYGFNLLPKAAVVKTFGANSVRLTYGQGIAAPTILNMYGNLFGGLILGNAEGFTLEDGSMIEKQRVEKLQTIELGYKGQPVKNKLFVDANVYYNISRDFLSPVTSIGVANKMGDQNVADVQSAYAAFNGLVFTYINFGEFNTHGADLGINYYFTDEFSTSFNYSYFGYEIDESNLENDFNKDGTVNKLDLLVNAPNHKASLALNYSGKKFFGSIFTRWVEAYDYFSSYQIAAETQDLTYRGVPVVEGARSANAFNYGPLGGFTTFDISAGYRFNETFTASAMVSNVFDTEMREFTAAPPTGRLISLELKINLPSYKK from the coding sequence ATGAAACGACTAGTATTTTTTACCATTCTGCTTTTGAGTGCAAGTATGCTACAAGCACAAGATTTAGCAACATTGGAAGGGAAAATAAATGAGAAAAATACGAATAGCAGTCTGATTGCGGCTACTATTGTATTGGAAGAACTCAATAAAGGGGCAACAACAGACCTAAATGGATCTTTTAAAATTGTAGACATTCCAGCAGGTTCTTATACGTTGAAAGTTAGTAGTGTAGGTTTTGAAACCATTTCTCAGAAGATAGAATTTAAGGCTGGAGAAAATAAAACCTTAAATTTTTCTCTTGAAGAAGAAACAACTCTGATAGAGGAGTTAGTAATTTCGGGGACAAGAAAAGCTGAAAAGCTCACAGAAACACCAGCAACGATTGAGGTTATCGGCTTTGAGCAAATTGATGAATTACCAGCTTTGAATCCTGGTGAATTATTGGCGCGTCAGAAAGGTGTAGATTTCTTCAGAGCTGGGGTTGTTGGTACAGGTATCAACGTAAGAGGTTTTAACAGTAACTTCAATGCTAAAAACTTACAGGTGACTGATGGTAGATTTTCTTCATTGATTGCAACAGGACTTCCACTTGGTCCTTTGAATACCGTAATCAAAGAAGATATTGAGCAAGTAGAATTGGTATTGGGTCCTAATGCTGCTCTGTTTGGTCCAAACGCTCACAACGGTTTGATGAATACAATTACGAAAGACCCTCGTAAGTATGAAGGAACAACCATTGCTTTCAATGCGGGTAATCAGAAAATGTTCTCCTCTCGTTTGAGACATGCGGAAAAGGTAAATGAGAAATTTGCTTACAAAGTAACAGCAGAATATTCAAGAGGTGAAGAATTTGAGTATATAGATTCAGTGTACTTGTCTCCTACAAACCCTGTGGAAGAATTGGACTTGAACCGTGATTTTGAGTTTTTCAGAGGTGAAGCTTCTATGATTTATTCTCCTGTAGAAGACATGGATATTACCTTTAATTATGGGGGTAGTAACAGTACTTATTTGGCGCCAACAAACGTAGGACGTAACCAAATCAAAGATTGGCAAGTACATTATGCACAAGCCAAATTTTCTTACAAAGGATTGTTTGCTCAAGTATATCACACGATTAGTAAAACGGATGCAACTTATTCGATTAGTGACTATACCAAACAATATTATGGTGCAATCGGAAGAGGTCTGTCAGAGCAAGATGCTCGTGCGTTTGCTTTAGATCCTGCAGTGGGAGCGTTGTTTATCGATGATTCAAAACGTTGGAATGCAGAACTTCAGTACAACAGAGATATTTTGGGTGTAGATGTAACTGTTGGTGCGCAATGGCAAAGAGATATGGCGAACTCTCACGGAACTTACTTGCTAGATGAAAATGAGGATGACTTTATCACAATCGATCAAGTAGGAGCCTATGCTCAAGCAGAGAAGAAGTTTGACAATGGTTTGAAGTTAGTCGGAGCACTCCGTGCAGATAATCACCAAGTATATGGTTTTAACTTGCTACCAAAAGCAGCTGTTGTAAAAACATTTGGGGCAAACTCAGTTCGTTTGACTTACGGACAAGGTATTGCAGCTCCTACCATCTTGAATATGTATGGAAATTTATTCGGTGGTTTGATCTTGGGTAATGCAGAAGGTTTTACATTAGAAGATGGCTCAATGATTGAAAAACAAAGAGTAGAAAAGCTTCAAACTATTGAGTTGGGTTACAAAGGTCAGCCTGTGAAGAATAAGTTGTTTGTAGATGCGAACGTTTACTATAACATCTCAAGAGATTTCTTAAGCCCAGTGACGTCAATTGGTGTTGCTAATAAAATGGGAGATCAAAATGTTGCAGATGTACAATCAGCATATGCAGCTTTCAATGGTCTTGTATTTACTTACATCAACTTCGGTGAATTCAACACACATGGAGCTGATTTAGGTATCAACTACTATTTCACAGATGAATTCAGTACGAGCTTTAATTATTCTTACTTCGGTTATGAAATCGATGAGAGTAACTTAGAAAATGATTTCAACAAAGACGGTACGGTAAACAAGCTAGACTTGCTAGTGAATGCACCAAATCACAAAGCATCTTTAGCTTTAAATTATAGTGGAAAGAAATTCTTCGGATCGATCTTCACACGTTGGGTAGAAGCTTATGATTATTTCTCTAGCTACCAAATTGCAGCAGAGACACAAGATTTGACTTACCGTGGAGTACCAGTTGTAGAAGGTGCAAGAAGTGCTAACGCATTTAACTACGGACCGTTAGGTGGTTTTACAACATTTGATATCAGTGCAGGTTATCGCTTCAATGAAACGTTTACTGCTTCAGCAATGGTTTCTAATGTATTCGATACTGAGATGAGAGAATTTACGGCAGCACCACCTACAGGAAGATTGATTTCATTGGAGTTGAAAATCAACTTGCCTTCTTATAAGAAATAA
- a CDS encoding sodium:solute symporter family transporter — translation MELYGLISILGYMLLMAFFALRGAKKTANMEDYAVGSVAFSPVAVGLSLAASITSAATFIINPGFVAYYGISGVISMAFALPLGALCSLVVLTKKFRKKGVSMKSLTIAQWIGKRYESKSFALFFAFLSLLLITFVVLICVGLTKVIASTLQWNELYVLVGIVAFVFTYVMFGGANSMVYTNMIQASLMIIVAVVLLLSGYEYFLDSEGVVGRLKAIDPLLAAPLNPQSPLFRDYFEIIFCQFIVGVAVVCQPHIITKSLLLKKDEDVNTYLLTGVITEILFFSVVIVGLYARIHFPDLTLDGVAIALDSVMPTYVVTVLPIGLGLLVILGLISAGLSTLEGLIQSISTTITNDILSNLLFKHKEVKSEWKIRTNRVVIICLALISILFSYDQLISPNLSVGIFAQNGVYAYFSAAFIPVLCGLFLTHIRTLVVVVSSLTALFVHFGIYYGGITPYMEGAVRNPGIAAALAIISASLMASVLHLSLGGKSHKVSSTTEEDHVVSI, via the coding sequence ATGGAATTGTACGGATTGATAAGCATTTTAGGATATATGTTGTTAATGGCATTTTTTGCACTTCGAGGCGCAAAGAAAACGGCCAATATGGAAGACTACGCTGTAGGAAGTGTAGCTTTTTCTCCTGTGGCGGTGGGTTTGTCTTTAGCAGCTTCAATAACAAGTGCGGCTACCTTTATTATCAATCCGGGTTTTGTGGCTTACTATGGAATAAGCGGTGTGATCTCAATGGCATTTGCTTTACCACTTGGCGCTTTATGTTCGTTGGTTGTATTGACCAAGAAGTTTAGAAAGAAAGGCGTAAGTATGAAGTCTTTGACCATTGCACAATGGATAGGAAAAAGATATGAGAGTAAATCATTTGCCTTGTTCTTCGCTTTTCTCTCTTTGTTACTGATCACTTTTGTGGTTCTGATTTGTGTAGGATTGACCAAAGTGATCGCAAGTACATTACAATGGAATGAGCTGTATGTTCTAGTAGGAATTGTAGCTTTTGTATTTACTTACGTGATGTTTGGAGGTGCAAATTCGATGGTTTATACCAACATGATTCAAGCTTCTCTAATGATAATTGTAGCGGTAGTCTTACTTCTTTCGGGGTATGAGTATTTTTTGGATAGTGAAGGTGTAGTAGGTAGACTGAAAGCAATTGATCCATTATTAGCTGCGCCACTCAATCCGCAAAGCCCGTTGTTCAGAGATTATTTCGAAATTATTTTCTGTCAGTTTATTGTGGGGGTTGCAGTGGTTTGCCAACCGCATATTATCACGAAGTCTTTGTTATTGAAAAAGGACGAAGATGTGAATACGTATTTGCTGACAGGAGTGATTACAGAAATCTTATTTTTTAGCGTAGTGATCGTGGGCTTATATGCTCGAATTCATTTTCCAGATTTAACCTTGGATGGTGTAGCCATAGCTTTGGATAGTGTAATGCCTACTTATGTAGTAACAGTATTACCTATTGGCTTGGGGCTGTTAGTCATCTTAGGTTTGATTTCGGCAGGACTTTCAACTTTAGAAGGTTTGATTCAATCTATTTCAACGACCATTACAAATGATATTCTTTCGAATTTACTTTTCAAACATAAAGAAGTAAAGTCCGAATGGAAGATTAGAACAAATCGTGTAGTAATTATTTGCTTGGCACTTATTTCGATCTTGTTTTCCTACGACCAATTGATTTCACCTAACCTAAGTGTGGGAATATTTGCGCAGAATGGGGTATATGCCTATTTCTCTGCTGCTTTCATTCCAGTTCTGTGTGGTCTGTTTCTTACTCATATTCGTACGCTTGTCGTCGTGGTGAGTTCGCTAACTGCATTGTTTGTACACTTCGGAATTTATTATGGTGGAATCACGCCTTACATGGAAGGAGCTGTTCGTAACCCGGGAATCGCGGCAGCTTTAGCTATCATCTCTGCCTCTCTGATGGCTAGTGTTTTACATCTTTCGTTAGGAGGAAAATCGCACAAGGTATCTTCTACTACAGAAGAAGATCATGTAGTCTCGATTTAA
- a CDS encoding LytR/AlgR family response regulator transcription factor, which produces MTPLKLIIVEDDLVVAKSLIFTLEDLGYEVSSSYRKGEDLLAQIHQLDTDLILLDIELLGELDGIATAEKIRNEFDGPIIYLTSKDDHVTFERAKHTKPSAFLKKPFDVNTLRASIELAVHNHQGEEVNEKVEIPSSTENRYAVTDGIFVKSRSKFLKLKIEDILYIKANDIYASVFTNTGNFLVNYALKHLEEKLPIPPFYRVHRSYIVNIEKVTGLEDNHLLIGDEHIPIGKTYREEIMQCFKIL; this is translated from the coding sequence ATGACACCGCTCAAATTAATTATAGTAGAAGACGACCTTGTAGTAGCTAAAAGCTTAATTTTCACGCTAGAAGACTTAGGCTATGAAGTGAGTTCTAGTTATCGGAAAGGAGAAGATTTATTAGCTCAAATTCACCAATTGGATACCGACCTTATCTTATTAGATATAGAATTATTAGGTGAATTGGATGGTATAGCTACTGCCGAAAAAATACGAAATGAATTTGATGGGCCAATCATCTACCTAACTTCAAAGGATGATCATGTAACCTTTGAACGGGCAAAACACACCAAGCCTTCTGCTTTTCTGAAGAAACCTTTCGATGTAAACACTTTAAGGGCAAGCATAGAACTTGCAGTGCATAATCATCAAGGAGAAGAAGTTAATGAAAAAGTAGAAATTCCATCATCTACTGAAAATAGATATGCCGTAACGGATGGTATTTTTGTTAAATCGAGAAGTAAGTTTCTGAAATTAAAAATTGAGGATATTCTTTACATCAAAGCCAACGATATTTATGCTTCTGTTTTTACTAATACAGGAAATTTTTTGGTGAATTATGCTTTAAAACATCTTGAAGAAAAACTCCCGATTCCCCCTTTCTATCGTGTTCACCGCTCTTATATCGTCAATATAGAGAAAGTAACAGGTTTAGAAGACAATCATCTTTTGATAGGAGATGAACATATTCCTATAGGAAAAACCTACCGAGAGGAAATCATGCAATGCTTTAAGATTTTGTAG